In one window of Kiritimatiellia bacterium DNA:
- a CDS encoding RNB domain-containing ribonuclease: MDQWIPSLEQAFKRFVQSAEYRPMTAREIGSRMGLSPDMRAALRALLRQMERDGQIVRLRGQRWARPQNLDQCVGLLQVNRRGDANVVDELRPDRIVRIPPEALSGAVHGDRVLVQVRPKGALLASREGGRRFVRPTLVGRIVRVVERSRPVTTGVLRKGPHYWYAVPLDPRFPTNVWIANWEQRLHEPPAEGAVVAIELEPWRAGDTRCRGRITEVLGPKADLGVRLRALIRDAGFPERHSGEAIREGRRHLRSSSFSFDGRRDHRDWPAVTIDPPDARDFDDAVSIRRLDAHHWEVGVHIADVSSYVAPDSAMDREARERGTSVYLPGRALTMLPPELTTEVCSLSPETDRPCLTVRAVLDDQAHLLSADIYPSVIRSRARLDYESVQAWLVDERADAVPGHIRQLLCELEQVAAALRRRRAAAGALLFTLPEVWCQTDDAGRALAFHRREAHLAYALIEELMLLANMVVARRLASARVPAIYRIHAPPDVEQWERMEAALLELGVRMPSADRQGAIAVLRAVEGTVREYPVAMTVLRHLKRAEYSTRCGVHFGLAARPYTHFTSPIRRYPDLVVHRIVRALASGEPPPHSHSATAEIARHATRQEQLAEEVERDSLELLRLDYYQRCLQRGETGPWPAVVVQQLSTGWIVELTDTLQSALIREEVTGRALHPGMRLDVELLRVDERRRLLEVRPAAAAPLRPRQGQRIR, translated from the coding sequence ATGGATCAGTGGATACCATCCCTTGAACAGGCGTTCAAACGCTTTGTGCAGTCCGCGGAGTACCGTCCCATGACGGCGCGCGAGATCGGCAGCCGGATGGGACTGTCGCCGGACATGCGGGCCGCGCTCCGCGCACTGCTGCGTCAGATGGAACGCGATGGCCAGATAGTGCGACTTCGCGGTCAGCGCTGGGCACGTCCCCAAAACTTGGACCAATGCGTTGGCCTACTACAAGTCAACCGTCGGGGCGACGCGAACGTGGTCGACGAGCTGCGGCCGGACCGGATTGTGCGAATCCCACCGGAGGCGCTGTCCGGGGCAGTTCATGGAGACCGAGTGCTCGTCCAGGTGCGGCCGAAGGGAGCCCTGCTCGCCTCGCGGGAGGGCGGGCGCCGATTCGTCCGGCCCACGCTGGTTGGACGCATCGTGCGGGTTGTCGAGCGTTCCCGGCCAGTGACCACGGGGGTTCTCCGCAAAGGACCGCACTACTGGTATGCGGTGCCGCTCGACCCTCGATTCCCGACTAACGTCTGGATTGCAAACTGGGAGCAGCGTCTGCACGAACCTCCCGCTGAGGGCGCAGTGGTGGCCATCGAGCTGGAGCCGTGGCGTGCGGGCGACACGCGGTGCCGGGGCCGGATCACGGAAGTGCTCGGCCCGAAGGCCGATCTGGGGGTTCGGTTGCGAGCGCTGATCCGCGACGCCGGCTTTCCCGAACGTCACTCCGGGGAGGCGATTCGCGAGGGGCGGCGCCATCTGAGGAGTTCTTCCTTCTCCTTCGACGGCCGACGAGACCATCGGGACTGGCCCGCAGTGACGATCGACCCTCCGGATGCCCGTGATTTTGACGACGCCGTGTCGATCCGCCGACTTGACGCGCATCACTGGGAAGTCGGAGTGCATATTGCAGATGTCTCCAGCTACGTCGCGCCGGATTCGGCGATGGACCGCGAAGCCCGAGAGCGAGGTACCAGCGTGTACTTGCCAGGCCGCGCGCTGACGATGCTACCGCCAGAGCTGACGACCGAAGTATGCAGTCTGTCCCCCGAAACCGACCGGCCCTGTCTCACCGTGCGCGCGGTGCTCGATGACCAGGCGCATTTGCTCAGTGCCGACATCTATCCCTCGGTGATTCGATCGCGAGCGCGACTGGACTACGAATCGGTTCAGGCGTGGTTGGTGGACGAGCGGGCGGATGCGGTGCCCGGCCACATTCGTCAACTGCTTTGCGAGCTAGAACAGGTCGCAGCGGCGCTGCGACGCCGCCGGGCGGCGGCGGGGGCATTGCTGTTCACGCTTCCCGAAGTGTGGTGCCAGACCGATGACGCCGGCCGCGCGCTTGCCTTCCACCGACGGGAAGCACATCTCGCTTATGCTCTGATTGAGGAGCTGATGCTGCTGGCCAACATGGTGGTCGCGAGACGTCTCGCCTCCGCGCGGGTACCGGCGATCTACCGCATACACGCACCACCCGATGTCGAACAATGGGAACGGATGGAAGCTGCGCTGCTGGAGCTCGGCGTGCGAATGCCCTCAGCGGATCGACAGGGCGCCATCGCGGTACTCCGTGCAGTGGAAGGCACCGTGCGCGAATATCCCGTCGCGATGACGGTGCTGCGTCACCTCAAGCGGGCGGAGTACTCCACGCGGTGTGGCGTGCACTTCGGCCTTGCCGCGCGACCGTACACCCACTTCACCTCCCCCATTCGCCGATATCCCGATCTTGTAGTGCACCGCATCGTGCGAGCCCTCGCCTCCGGCGAGCCGCCGCCGCACTCACATTCGGCCACCGCCGAGATCGCGCGTCACGCGACTCGACAAGAACAGTTGGCGGAAGAAGTGGAGCGCGACAGCCTCGAGCTCCTGCGCCTGGATTACTACCAGCGATGTCTGCAGCGCGGCGAAACTGGACCCTGGCCGGCGGTGGTCGTTCAGCAGCTTTCCACGGGATGGATCGTCGAGCTTACGGACACCCTGCAGAGCGCACTCATCCGAGAAGAAGTCACAGGTCGGGCACTCCACCCCGGCATGCGGTTGGACGTGGAATTGCTCCGCGTGGACGAGCGCCGCCGCCTACTCGAGGTACGCCCTGCTGCTGCCGCCCCCCTCCGTCCGCGGCAGGGTCAGCGGATCAGATAA
- the glgA gene encoding glycogen synthase GlgA, with protein MASSEIAPFASTGGLGEVMRSLPRALRRAGVDVVRIMPLHRCVWEGEHDLSDTGTRLRVPVGYRVHTAEIWRHDGEVTTLFVRRDEYFDRREIYALPEREYTDNFERFVFFQKAVAALLDLAEYASDIVHGHDWTCGLIPLYLRHGIFGLGRSGRERTVFTVHNLRYQGIYPGSEFGLTNLPFSCFSIEGVEFFGNINCLKAGLTSSDVSTTVSPSYADEIRTPEHGFGLDGVLRSLGNRFLGILNGVDNEIWNPGTDPHIAQTFTAENLAGKQVCRSALLSEVGLPLEPTMPVVGMVSRMVDEKGFDLLESAMADIVQLPLKLVVLGKGTAAHQQAAIGWARQWPDRVAVRVGYDEGLAHRIQAGADLFLMPSRNEPCGLSQLYALRYGTIPVVHSVGGLKDTIRGLSADGAEGNGIVFTEYSAGALLSALRHAIALWRQERSWHTLMQRVMREDHGWSEPARRYLGLYEQILRPRG; from the coding sequence ATGGCCAGCAGCGAAATCGCGCCGTTCGCTTCGACCGGTGGCCTCGGCGAGGTCATGAGGTCGCTGCCGCGAGCGTTGCGGCGTGCCGGCGTCGACGTGGTTCGGATCATGCCCCTGCATCGCTGCGTGTGGGAGGGCGAACATGATTTGAGCGATACGGGCACTCGTCTGCGGGTGCCGGTGGGATACCGTGTACACACCGCGGAAATCTGGCGCCACGACGGCGAGGTAACGACGCTTTTCGTGCGGCGTGACGAATACTTTGACCGGCGCGAAATTTACGCGTTGCCCGAGCGGGAGTACACGGACAACTTCGAGCGATTTGTGTTCTTCCAGAAGGCGGTCGCCGCTCTATTGGATTTGGCGGAGTACGCTTCGGACATCGTACACGGCCATGACTGGACTTGCGGACTCATTCCGCTGTATCTGCGGCACGGCATATTCGGTCTGGGCCGTTCGGGCCGGGAGCGGACGGTCTTTACCGTCCATAATCTCCGATATCAGGGAATCTACCCGGGCTCAGAGTTTGGACTGACGAACCTTCCTTTTAGCTGCTTTTCGATCGAGGGTGTCGAGTTTTTTGGCAACATCAACTGTCTGAAAGCCGGTCTGACATCGAGCGATGTCTCAACCACGGTCAGTCCGAGCTACGCCGATGAGATTCGTACTCCGGAGCACGGGTTCGGATTGGATGGGGTACTTCGCTCGCTGGGCAATCGTTTTTTAGGCATTCTGAACGGGGTCGACAATGAGATCTGGAACCCTGGGACGGATCCGCACATTGCGCAGACGTTCACAGCGGAAAATCTCGCCGGAAAGCAGGTCTGTCGATCTGCTCTGCTTTCTGAGGTGGGTCTTCCCCTGGAGCCAACAATGCCCGTTGTAGGTATGGTGTCACGGATGGTGGATGAGAAGGGGTTTGACCTCCTCGAGAGCGCCATGGCTGACATTGTGCAGTTGCCTCTGAAGTTGGTCGTGTTAGGAAAGGGCACGGCGGCTCACCAACAGGCGGCAATCGGGTGGGCAAGACAGTGGCCCGACCGCGTTGCGGTGCGGGTCGGATATGACGAGGGACTGGCGCACCGTATTCAGGCGGGCGCTGATTTGTTTCTGATGCCGTCGCGGAATGAGCCATGCGGCTTGAGCCAGCTTTACGCATTGCGGTATGGCACCATCCCCGTCGTTCACAGTGTGGGGGGCCTCAAAGACACGATTCGCGGCCTTTCGGCGGACGGCGCGGAAGGTAACGGTATCGTTTTCACCGAATATAGCGCCGGCGCTCTCCTGAGTGCGCTTCGACACGCGATCGCGCTGTGGAGACAGGAACGCTCCTGGCACACGCTAATGCAAAGGGTAATGCGGGAAGATCACGGATGGAGCGAGCCTGCGCGTCGTTACCTGGGACTCTACGAGCAGATACTCCGACCCCGAGGCTGA